The Ramlibacter pinisoli genome segment GGCCGGGGCGGGGTATTTCCGGGGGAACGCTGACGGAGGGCCAACGACAATCCGCCTGAGGCACCCTTCTTGCTAACAGGCATGCCGCACCCCAGCCCATCCGACCCGACACGACCATGAAAAAAAGACACTTCCTCCAGGCCGTCGCCGCCACCACGCTCGCCGCCGGCATGGCACCTGCGTTCGCGCAGGCCGTGACCCCGCTGAAGTTCCAGCTCGACTGGCGCTTCGAAGGCCCGGCGGCGCTGTTCCTGACGCCGGCGGCCAAGGGCTACTTCAAGGAGGCCAAGCTCGACGTCACCATCGACGCCGGCAACGGCTCCGGCGGCACCGTCACCCGGGTGGCCTCGGGCACCTATGACATCGGCTTCGCCGACCTGGCCGCGCTGATGGAATTCCACGCCAACAATCCCGACGCGCCGAACAAGCCGGTGGCGGTGATGATGGTCTACAACAACACGCCGGCCTCGGTGATGGCGCTCAAGAAGTCGGGCATCAAGACGCCGGCCGACCTGAACGGCAAGAAGATGGGTGCCCCGGTGTTCGACGCCGGCCGCCGCGCCTTCCCGATCTTCGCCAAGGCCAACAACATCGGCAACGTGGCCTGGACCGCGATGGACCCGCCGCTGCGCGAGACCATGCTGGCGCGCGGGGACATCGACGCCATCACCGGCTTCACCTTCACCTCGCTGCTCAACCTGGAGGCGCGCGGCGTCAAGGCCGACGACGTCGTGGTG includes the following:
- a CDS encoding ABC transporter substrate-binding protein, translating into MKKRHFLQAVAATTLAAGMAPAFAQAVTPLKFQLDWRFEGPAALFLTPAAKGYFKEAKLDVTIDAGNGSGGTVTRVASGTYDIGFADLAALMEFHANNPDAPNKPVAVMMVYNNTPASVMALKKSGIKTPADLNGKKMGAPVFDAGRRAFPIFAKANNIGNVAWTAMDPPLRETMLARGDIDAITGFTFTSLLNLEARGVKADDVVVLQYPDYGVKLYGNVIIVSPKLIRENPQAIKAFLGAFAKGVKDVLANPAAAIADVKARDGIINTELETRRLKLCLDTVVNSADARAEGFGQVNPGRLSLMASQVSDAFNTKTRVNPDAIWNASFLPSKADLNVLTAKK